The Triticum dicoccoides isolate Atlit2015 ecotype Zavitan chromosome 6A, WEW_v2.0, whole genome shotgun sequence genome has a window encoding:
- the LOC119317145 gene encoding pentatricopeptide repeat-containing protein At1g33350-like — translation MLPAPPPFSHGDFVGVLSRCATLAHLKQLHAHSVVTARAATQPTTFHLLRFASLRLSCLPYARRLFDSTPYPNVFLYSAMLSAYAAASPAQAYAQDALALFLRMLRRGRSAPNQFVYPLVLRAACVVGVQLVRSIHSHAYKSGFHAHDVVRTSLLDGYSRYGMMLDARKLFGGLTERNVVSWTALLSGYTRAGKVGDAIVLFERMPERDVAAWNAMIAGCTQNGLFLEALGICSRMVEEGFRPNGTTVACVLSACGHLGMLKIGKVIHGYAWRSCVGFGSSVVNGLIDMYGKCGTLKGARWMFDEFSDKSLTTWNCLINCLALHGHSKSAIAVFGEMRNAGIEPDEVTFVGLLNACTHGGFVDEGLMYFELMCDELRIEPEIEHYGCIIDLLGRAARFEDVMNVIKDMKVQPDEVIWGSLLNACRVHRQLELAEFAIRKLLQLNPDNVNYVVMLANLYSEGGSWEQVTKVRKLMQEDMGKKVPGCSWIEVDRKTHMFYSGDDTHPVSEDICNTLVELVASMEMCQD, via the coding sequence ATGCTTCCGGCACCTCCTCCGTTCTCCCACGGCGACTTCGTCGGCGTTCTCTCCCGCTGCGCCACCCTCGCTCACCTGAAGCAGCTCCATGCCCACTCCGTCGTCACCGCCCGCGCCGCCACGCAACCCACCACCTTCCACCTCCTCCGTTTCGCATCCCTCCGCCTCTCCTGCCTCCCCTACGCCCGCCGCCTCTTTGACTCCACGCCCTATCCCAATGTCTTCCTCTACTCCGCCATGCTCTCTGCCTACGCCGCCGCATCCCCCGCGCAGGCGTACGCCCAGGACGCCCTCGCCCTCTTCCTCCGTATGCTCCGCCGCGGCCGCTCCGCGCCCAACCAGTTCGTCTACCCGCTGGTCCTCCGCGCCGCCTGCGTCGTCGGCGTACAGCTGGTTAGGTCGATCCATTCCCACGCCTACAAGAGCGGGTTCCACGCGCATGATGTTGTAAGGACTTCGCTGCTTGATGGGTACTCGAGGTATGGCATGATGCTGGACGCACGAAAGCTGTTTGGTGGTTTGACCGAGAGGAATGTGGTCTCCTGGACCGCGCTACTGTCCGGCTACACAAGGGCCGGGAAGGTCGGAGACGCGATTGTTCTGTTTGAACGGATGCCCGAGAGGGATGTGGCTGCGTGGAATGCGATGATCGCTGGCTGCACGCAGAATGGATTGTTTCTGGAGGCTCTGGGGATTTGTAGCAGGATGGTGGAAGAGGGGTTCCGGCCGAATGGGACCACAGTTGCTTGTGTGCTGTCTGCATGTGGGCACCTTGGGATGCTGAAAATCGGGAAGGTCATCCATGGTTATGCGTGGAGGAGCTGTGTTGGTTTTGGCTCGTCTGTTGTGAATGGGTTGATTGATATGTATGGCAAATGCGGGACTTTGAAGGGGGCGAGGTGGATGTTTGATGAGTTTTCCGACAAGAGTCTGACCACATGGAATTGTCTGATTAATTGCCTTGCACTACATGGGCACAGCAAGAGTGCAATTGCTGTCTTCGGTGAGATGAGGAACGCAGGAATTGAACCTGATGAGGTTACATTTGTGGGACTGTTAAATGCGTGCACCCATGGTGGATTTGTCGATGAAGGGCTTATGTACTTTGAACTCATGTGCGATGAGCTGAGAATTGAGCCAGAGATTGAGCATTATGGGTGTATCATTGACCTTCTTGGTCGAGCAGCACGATTTGAAGATGTAATGAATGTAATCAAAGATATGAAAGTCCAACCAGATGAGGTCATTTGGGGGTCACTTCTCAATGCCTGTAGGGTACACAGACAGCTAGAGCTTGCTGAGTTTGCTATAAGAAAATTACTGCAGTTGAACCCGGACAATGTTAATTATGTTGTGATGCTGGCAAACTTATACAGTGAAGGTGGATCCTGGGAACAGGTTACGAAGGTAAGGAAGCTGATGCAGGAGGATATGGGCAAGAAAGTGCCTGGTTGTAGTTGGATCGAGGTGGATCGCAAGACACACATGTTTTACTCTGGTGACGATACTCATCCTGTATCAGAGGATATCTGTAACACTCTTGTGGAATTAGTGGCCTCAATGGAAATGTGCCAGGATTAA